A region from the Natronocella acetinitrilica genome encodes:
- the ndk gene encoding nucleoside-diphosphate kinase: MAVERTLSIIKPDAVAKNVIGEIYARFEKAGLKIIAARMAHLSREQAEGFYAVHKERPFFNDLVGFMTSGPVMIQVLEGEDAIRKNREIMGATNPKEAAAGTLRHDYAESIDANACHGSDAPETAAQEVAYFFADDEICPR; encoded by the coding sequence ATGGCTGTTGAACGCACCCTGTCCATTATCAAGCCCGACGCTGTCGCCAAGAACGTCATCGGCGAAATCTATGCCCGCTTTGAAAAGGCCGGTCTCAAGATCATCGCCGCACGCATGGCACACCTGAGCCGTGAGCAGGCCGAAGGCTTTTACGCGGTTCACAAGGAGCGTCCGTTCTTCAACGATCTGGTCGGGTTCATGACGTCCGGGCCGGTCATGATCCAGGTGCTGGAAGGCGAAGACGCCATCCGCAAGAACCGTGAAATCATGGGGGCGACCAACCCCAAGGAAGCGGCGGCCGGCACCCTGCGCCATGACTACGCCGAATCCATTGACGCCAACGCCTGTCACGGCTCCGATGCCCCGGAGACGGCCGCGCAGGAAGTTGCGTACTTTTTCGCTGACGATGAAATCTGTCCCCGTTAA
- the rlmN gene encoding 23S rRNA (adenine(2503)-C(2))-methyltransferase RlmN — MKSVPVKVVAEGAGDGADRKLNLLGLDRAALEGFFAELGEKPFRASQLLKWIHARRVTDFAAMTDLSKSLRNKLEAVAEVRVPEAVVDQRSVDGTRKWLLRLDGANAVETVLIPEKGRDTLCVSSQVGCALECSFCSTGVQGFNRNLTTAEIVGQLWYVDRMLAEEEPGRQVTNVVFMGMGEPLLNFKSVMPAAELMKDDHAYGLSKRRVTLSTSGVIPYLYKMAETTDISLAVSLHAPNDALRDELVPINRKHPIAELLKACRHYIADKPHRRITWEYVMLDGVNDSDEHARELAALLGDIPSKVNLIPFNPFPGTQYQRSSDERIGKFSAILSRAGLVSTTRKTRGDDIDGACGQLVGKVQDRTRRRLRREAQAQA; from the coding sequence ATGAAATCTGTCCCCGTTAAAGTCGTTGCGGAGGGCGCTGGCGACGGCGCCGACCGCAAGCTGAACCTGCTCGGTCTTGACCGGGCTGCGCTGGAAGGGTTTTTCGCCGAGCTCGGTGAAAAACCCTTTCGTGCGTCTCAACTCCTGAAATGGATCCATGCGCGGCGGGTAACGGACTTCGCCGCCATGACGGATCTCAGCAAGAGCCTGCGCAACAAGCTGGAGGCTGTCGCTGAAGTGCGGGTCCCGGAAGCTGTAGTTGACCAGCGCTCGGTGGACGGCACGCGTAAATGGCTGCTGCGGCTGGACGGTGCCAACGCCGTCGAGACAGTGCTCATACCGGAGAAAGGCCGGGATACGCTTTGCGTGTCTTCCCAGGTCGGCTGCGCGCTGGAGTGCAGCTTCTGCTCCACCGGCGTTCAGGGCTTCAATCGGAACCTCACCACCGCCGAAATCGTCGGGCAATTGTGGTATGTGGACCGCATGCTGGCGGAGGAAGAACCTGGTCGACAGGTGACCAATGTGGTCTTCATGGGGATGGGCGAACCCCTGCTCAACTTCAAGAGTGTGATGCCTGCGGCGGAATTGATGAAGGACGATCACGCCTATGGCTTGTCCAAAAGGCGGGTGACGCTCAGTACCTCGGGTGTGATTCCTTATCTGTACAAGATGGCGGAAACCACGGACATCAGCCTCGCGGTCTCGCTGCATGCACCCAACGATGCGCTGCGAGATGAACTGGTTCCCATTAATCGCAAGCATCCCATTGCAGAATTGCTCAAGGCCTGCCGACACTATATTGCGGACAAGCCACATCGACGGATAACGTGGGAATACGTGATGCTCGACGGAGTCAATGACAGCGACGAGCACGCGAGGGAGCTGGCGGCCTTGCTGGGGGATATCCCGTCCAAGGTCAATCTGATCCCGTTCAACCCGTTTCCGGGGACGCAGTATCAGCGTTCATCGGATGAGCGAATAGGCAAGTTCAGCGCCATACTGTCGCGGGCGGGCCTGGTTTCGACAACGCGCAAGACGCGAGGGGATGATATCGACGGGGCCTGCGGTCAACTCGTCGGCAAGGTTCAGGATCGCACGCGGCGAAGGCTGCGCCGCGAGGCGCAGGCGCAAGCCTGA
- the pilW gene encoding type IV pilus biogenesis/stability protein PilW, which produces MAVVMTRVMAALIVAILVAGCASSGQQRGGGDRERASQINTELGMTYLQQGNNSQAMESLKKALDQDRNNYSAHATIAVLYERLDQHDQAREHFRRAVRLNGEDSSVRNNYGRFLCNRGEYDAAQDQFARALRDPLYERRELPLANAGLCALQAGEPEKAEDFLRRALEYSPTFPPALRRMAELRHDSGDNISARGYMQRYRDVANLGASDLWLAVRIENALGNRDDAASYGLRLRADFPDSEETRMYNQMRRDGRS; this is translated from the coding sequence ATGGCGGTAGTGATGACACGTGTGATGGCCGCCCTGATTGTCGCCATACTCGTCGCAGGGTGCGCCAGTTCGGGACAGCAACGCGGTGGGGGGGATCGTGAGCGAGCCTCGCAGATCAACACCGAGTTGGGCATGACTTATCTGCAGCAAGGCAACAATTCCCAGGCAATGGAGTCGCTGAAGAAGGCCCTGGATCAGGACCGTAACAACTACAGCGCCCACGCCACTATTGCTGTGCTCTATGAGCGGCTGGACCAGCACGACCAGGCGCGCGAGCACTTTCGCCGTGCCGTCCGCCTGAACGGAGAAGACTCGTCGGTCCGCAACAACTACGGACGGTTTCTCTGCAATCGCGGTGAGTACGACGCCGCCCAGGACCAGTTCGCTCGTGCGCTGCGGGATCCGCTCTATGAACGACGCGAGCTTCCGCTAGCCAATGCCGGGCTGTGCGCACTGCAGGCCGGCGAACCGGAGAAGGCGGAAGATTTCCTTCGTCGCGCCCTGGAGTATTCGCCGACATTTCCGCCGGCTTTGCGGCGGATGGCCGAGCTGCGGCACGACTCGGGTGACAACATCTCCGCCCGGGGCTATATGCAACGTTACCGTGACGTGGCCAACCTGGGAGCCTCCGATCTCTGGTTGGCAGTGCGCATCGAGAACGCGCTTGGCAATCGTGATGATGCAGCGAGCTACGGCCTGAGGTTGCGCGCGGACTTCCCGGATTCCGAGGAAACACGCATGTACAACCAGATGCGACGCGATGGTCGATCGTAA
- a CDS encoding RodZ domain-containing protein: MVDRKGNQEHEPALEDKGPRAGEMLRAARMDRGMSCADVAAALHLDVRTVEALEKEDAADLPPATFTRGYYRSYARLMELDGDAVVQAHSRRSRGSVEPPVLKVRRPVQTSPELSRGLVVAFVALFVLAGAGGGGYWYYENVYLVDRVVPPAASVPDTETPTAEGDSSPGLEEPAAMPEADAEAAWEALEDETSVASPNDDSAVMEPPAEPPLAGEPGIEDEPAPDPETAFTDELAGPAIGDQPSEPAPDESMAMEEDSVEGDTMDSETDVAADGTVDTDSSTAADETGASPALNGDALVLDFTGSSWIEVYDDAGERLLYGLIQEEGRQTVQGLPPFTVVIGDADNVSLEYRGEPVDLGQRRPGRVARVQVPR, translated from the coding sequence ATGGTCGATCGTAAGGGCAACCAGGAGCATGAGCCGGCGCTGGAGGACAAAGGGCCTCGCGCCGGAGAAATGCTGCGAGCCGCAAGAATGGATCGCGGCATGTCCTGTGCGGATGTGGCTGCTGCCCTGCATCTGGATGTCCGCACCGTCGAGGCGCTGGAGAAGGAGGACGCCGCCGATCTGCCGCCGGCGACCTTTACCCGTGGCTACTACCGCTCCTATGCCCGGCTCATGGAACTTGACGGCGATGCCGTCGTGCAGGCCCACTCGCGGCGCAGTCGGGGCTCGGTGGAGCCACCGGTTCTCAAGGTGCGTCGGCCTGTCCAGACATCACCCGAGCTGAGCCGGGGGTTGGTCGTTGCCTTCGTCGCGCTGTTTGTTCTGGCTGGCGCCGGTGGTGGGGGCTACTGGTACTACGAAAACGTCTACCTGGTCGATCGTGTGGTCCCGCCGGCAGCGAGCGTCCCGGACACCGAGACCCCGACGGCGGAAGGGGATTCGTCGCCGGGGCTCGAAGAGCCGGCTGCGATGCCCGAAGCGGACGCCGAAGCAGCCTGGGAAGCCCTTGAGGACGAGACCTCTGTTGCATCCCCGAACGACGACAGTGCCGTCATGGAGCCTCCCGCCGAGCCTCCGCTGGCCGGTGAACCCGGGATCGAGGATGAGCCCGCACCGGATCCCGAAACTGCCTTTACCGATGAGCTCGCCGGCCCCGCAATTGGCGATCAGCCATCGGAGCCCGCACCGGACGAGTCCATGGCCATGGAAGAGGACAGCGTTGAAGGCGACACAATGGACAGCGAGACGGACGTGGCGGCCGACGGCACTGTGGATACCGACTCGTCGACTGCTGCCGATGAGACAGGCGCTTCGCCTGCGCTCAACGGTGACGCTCTGGTGCTCGACTTTACGGGTTCGTCATGGATCGAAGTCTACGACGATGCCGGCGAGCGCCTGCTGTACGGATTGATTCAGGAGGAAGGTCGGCAGACTGTCCAGGGCCTGCCGCCGTTTACCGTGGTGATCGGCGATGCCGACAACGTGTCACTGGAGTATCGGGGTGAGCCCGTTGACCTGGGACAGAGACGCCCCGGTCGCGTTGCCCGAGTGCAGGTCCCGCGCTGA
- the hisS gene encoding histidine--tRNA ligase, which translates to MSNVIQSVRGFSDVLPEQTGVWRHVEGVLRGVLDRYGYSEIRLPVLEKTELFARSIGEVTDIVEKEMYSFDDRNGDSLSLRPEGTAGCVRACIEHGLLHNQQPRLWYQGAMFRHERPQKGRLRQFHQIGAEVFGLTGADIDAEIILMTRRMLHELGLQDVRLELNTLGTAEARANYREALVAYLSARRDQLDDDSQRRLEGNPLRILDSKNPETQRLLDGAPRLDDYIDANSREHFDDLRRLLDAADVEYTVNPRLVRGLDYYGRTVFEWITDRLGAQGTVCAGGRYDALVEQIGGKATPAIGFALGLERLVALVEEAADAPPALAPDVYMVVMGEAQRSAALVLAERLRAALPGVGVFMHCGGGSFKSQFRRADRSGAQLALVLGETELASDTIGLKPLRSGSEQVNIAQGDLVKTLKEHFGG; encoded by the coding sequence TTGTCGAATGTGATCCAGTCCGTACGCGGGTTCAGTGACGTATTACCGGAGCAAACCGGCGTATGGCGTCATGTGGAGGGCGTGCTGCGCGGCGTGCTCGACCGCTACGGTTACAGTGAAATCCGCCTTCCCGTCCTGGAGAAAACGGAGCTTTTTGCAAGATCCATCGGCGAAGTCACCGATATCGTCGAAAAGGAGATGTACAGCTTTGACGACCGCAACGGTGACAGCCTCAGCCTCCGACCGGAGGGAACGGCTGGCTGTGTGCGAGCCTGTATCGAGCATGGTCTGTTGCACAACCAGCAGCCCCGGTTGTGGTATCAGGGCGCCATGTTCCGGCACGAGCGACCGCAAAAAGGGCGATTGCGTCAATTTCACCAGATCGGTGCCGAGGTGTTCGGCCTGACGGGTGCCGACATCGACGCCGAGATTATCCTGATGACGCGGCGCATGCTCCATGAACTGGGTCTGCAGGACGTGCGTCTCGAACTGAACACGCTGGGCACCGCCGAGGCCAGGGCGAACTACCGGGAGGCCCTGGTGGCGTATCTGTCGGCCCGGCGTGATCAGCTTGACGACGACAGCCAACGCCGGCTCGAGGGCAATCCGCTGCGTATTCTCGATAGCAAGAATCCGGAGACTCAGCGCCTACTTGACGGTGCTCCGCGACTGGACGATTACATTGACGCCAACTCACGGGAACATTTTGATGACCTCCGACGTCTGCTGGATGCGGCGGACGTGGAATACACAGTGAATCCCCGCCTGGTTCGCGGGCTCGACTACTACGGTCGTACCGTCTTCGAGTGGATCACTGACCGGCTCGGCGCCCAGGGGACAGTCTGCGCCGGTGGTCGCTATGATGCCCTGGTGGAGCAGATCGGCGGCAAAGCAACTCCGGCCATTGGTTTCGCCCTTGGCCTGGAACGACTCGTGGCGCTGGTGGAAGAGGCTGCCGATGCGCCGCCCGCCCTGGCACCGGATGTCTACATGGTGGTGATGGGCGAGGCGCAGCGATCTGCCGCACTGGTGCTCGCGGAACGACTCCGGGCGGCCTTGCCAGGTGTCGGGGTCTTCATGCATTGTGGCGGCGGAAGTTTCAAGAGCCAGTTCCGGCGCGCGGATCGCAGCGGGGCGCAGCTTGCTCTGGTCCTCGGTGAAACAGAACTCGCCAGTGACACGATCGGACTCAAGCCTCTGCGGTCTGGTTCCGAGCAGGTAAACATTGCCCAGGGCGATCTGGTCAAGACATTGAAAGAACATTTTGGAGGTTGA
- a CDS encoding YfgM family protein, with protein MAGTDDEQLEALSQWFRDNGKALIAGIVIAIGGVFGWQQWGAYQDRQMEAASSAYMHLLDARQSGADVDTLRRRAQLLKDDYARTPYAAMAAFQLATHLAEAGALDEAVVPLSWALENAQDDSFRHIARLRLATAHIGLGEFEDALAVLDVSDTASFSADYAERRGDAYRGLGDAAAAVDAYDAAMAATNSGERRRLIERKRDDIARGNA; from the coding sequence GTGGCCGGCACCGATGACGAGCAGTTGGAAGCGCTGTCCCAGTGGTTTCGGGACAATGGCAAGGCCCTGATCGCCGGCATCGTCATCGCGATTGGTGGCGTGTTCGGCTGGCAGCAATGGGGCGCTTACCAGGACCGCCAGATGGAAGCGGCATCCTCCGCCTACATGCACTTGCTGGATGCACGGCAGAGTGGCGCGGACGTCGATACCCTGCGTCGCCGTGCCCAATTGTTGAAAGACGATTACGCGCGGACCCCTTACGCCGCAATGGCTGCATTCCAGCTGGCCACGCATCTGGCTGAAGCCGGGGCATTGGACGAGGCGGTTGTTCCCTTGTCCTGGGCACTTGAGAACGCGCAGGACGACAGTTTCCGTCACATTGCGCGGCTGCGGCTGGCAACGGCGCACATCGGGCTTGGCGAGTTCGAGGATGCGCTGGCCGTACTGGATGTCTCCGATACAGCGAGTTTCAGTGCCGACTACGCCGAGCGGCGTGGCGACGCGTACCGCGGCCTGGGGGATGCGGCGGCGGCGGTTGATGCCTACGACGCGGCCATGGCTGCCACCAACAGCGGTGAACGACGTCGACTTATCGAACGCAAGCGCGATGATATCGCGCGGGGGAACGCATAG